In Kryptolebias marmoratus isolate JLee-2015 linkage group LG20, ASM164957v2, whole genome shotgun sequence, a genomic segment contains:
- the LOC108239593 gene encoding inner ear-specific collagen-like, with product MPSCDLIILTILLWTLMVVLAFGGKTTHWPKTQSTDEPPLAESGGVGGGRKFGQIINTTPPSPSSSLYTDETTELLMEAYSLSPTNSSAYQGDVYPNEFHTGAIGPPDNNGSYSLDYNECFFNFCECCPPEKGPMGPPGERGPQGLPGERGLPGLPGEKGEIGSLGPAGLPGAKGPNGSKGDKGDQGPVSPPGAPGMPGKPGEKGDLGSKGDKGDRGFSGMKGDPGDKGQPGLNGTKGSTGPMGPPGIVGIKGQKGEQGFTGECFLGPKGEKGDVGERGLPGSQGEMGSPGTNGTDGAKGEKGPPGVKGDAGVRGPPGLRGLAGMRGERGAKGVRGPRGPKGFPGESLEQVNSAFSVGLFPSRSFPPPGLPVKFDKVFYNGEGHWDPGVHKFNVTYSGVYVFTYHITVRNRPLRAALVVNGIRKTRTRDSLYGQDIDQASNFVLLQLNEGDQVWLETLRDWNGVYSSSEDDSTFSGFLLYPDSKKKADVLKKRVNVSAVGLLN from the exons ATGCCATCCTGTGATCTCATCATCCTGACCATTCTCCTCTGGACCCTGATGGTTGTCCTGGCATTTGGTGGCAAAACTACACATTGGCCCAAAACCCAGAGCACCGACGAGCCGCCACTAGCTGAGAGTGGTGGAGTGGGTGGAGGTAGAAAGTTTGGACAGATCATCAACACAACCCCACCGTCCCCTTCCAGCAGCCTATACACAGATGAAACTACAGAGCTTCTGATGGAGGCGTACTCTCTGTCCCCAACAAACAGCAGCGCCTACCAAGGCGACGTTTACCCCAATGAATTCCACACAGGTGCAATAGGCCCGCCCGACAACAATGGAAGCTACTCTCTTGACTACAATGAATGCTTCTTCAACTTTTGTGAGTGCTGTCCACCCGAAAAAGGCCCCATGGGGCCCCCTGGAGAAAGAGGGCCACAGGGACTACCGGGAGAAAGGGGCCTTCCCG GGCTACCAGGAGAAAAGGGAGAGATTGGATCTCTAGGACCAGCTGGATTACCTGGAGCAAAGGGACCCAATGGTAGCAAAG GTGACAAAGGTGATCAAGGCCCTGTGAGTCCACCTGGGGCCCCAGGGATGCCGGGGAAACCTGGAGAAAAAG GTGATCTGGGCTCCAAAGGAGACAAAGGTGATCGTGGCTTCAGTGGGATGAAAGGGGACCCAGGAGACAAAGGACAGCCGGGGCTCAATGGGACTAAGGGTAGCACTGGGCCCATGGGCCCCCCAGGGATAGTTGGGATAAAGGGTCAGAAAGGTGAACAGGGGTTTACAGGTGAATGCTTTTTGGGTCCGAAAGGAGAGAAAGGTGACGTGGGTGAGCGTGGGCTCCCTGGTTCACAAGGTGAGATGGGCTCTCCAGGAACCAATGGAACTGATGGTGCAAAGGGAGAAAAGGGGCCACCAGGAGTGAAGGGGGATGCTGGTGTGAGAGGGCCACCAGGTCTAAGGGGTTTGGCAGGCATGAGGGGAGAGAGGGGAGCAAAAGGTGTGCGTGGCCCTCGCGGCCCTAAAGGCTTTCCAGGTGAGAGTTTGGAACAGGTTAACTCTGCTTTCAGTGTGGGGTTGTTCCCCAGCAGGTCATTCCCCCCGCCTGGCCTGCCTGTGAAGTTTGATAAGGTGTTTTACAATGGGGAGGGCCACTGGGACCCAGGCGTTCATAAGTTCAACGTCACATACTCAGGAGTCTACGTGTTCACCTATCACATCACTGTGCGCAACCGGCCGTTGCGTGCCGCCTTGGTGGTTAACGGGATACGGAAGACGAGGACACGAGATTCCCTGTATGGCCAGGACATCGATCAGGCATCCAACtttgtgctgctgcagctgaatgaaGGAGACCAGGTGTGGCTGGAGACACTGAGGGACTGGAATGGAGTTTATTCCAGCAGCGAGGATGACAGCACTTTCTCTGGCTTCC